A part of Gemmatimonadales bacterium genomic DNA contains:
- a CDS encoding ABC transporter permease — protein sequence MSLSLGEFRHAARRLMRAPLFTLIAVITLGVGIGANSAIFSVVNGVLLKPLPYEDADRLVQVTHVAPNLGGTGRDLPLSDALYFSYRSENRVFDDLGLMFDGAATITGGSSPERVRSLVVTEGTLSLLRAQPAFGRRFTAEDDAAGAPPTVMLSYGYWQRRFGGDRQILDRNLQIDGVPHQIVGVLPRDFRVLEYDPAIYLPARLDPARAQLMAIRYPALARLRPGVDIAQANADLARVLPLAFERYPGGMPYDRFRQTGFAPAIEPLKQAVVGDVSTILWVLLGTVGLVLLLACANVANLFLVRAESREREVAVRTALGADRGRIIAGFLAESVLLGAVAGGLGLALAYSGLRLLRTIGPQGLPRMSDIGLDLRVLGFTAAISLVAGLLFGLWPALKYGRPDLHRALKEGSRGGGSDRARFRARNGLVVVQVALALVLLIGSGLMVRSVRSLQAVDPGFRGSDQVLTFRLFVPEAEVPDPLRVIEIERQIMAGLAQLPGVSSAGASWAVPMLPLRMDSPISVEGVDVDPNTLQPPRRHNTLAPGFAETLQTPLRAGRTITWDDIDNRSKVVVISENLARAYWPSPADAIGKRISLGLGGDWHEVVGVLADIRSDGVSQDAPATVFWPLSPDRFGGQPVRSMSFLLRTSGDPRGMLRSVEQAVWAASPSLPLADVRTLADLQAISMARAAFAMVMLSIAAVVALILGLVGIYGVISYVVAQRTREIGVRIALGAQPGDVRRMVLGQAALVTATGLGIGLVTAALLTRMMAGLLHGVQAVDPLTYGLTALAIGAVALVASYLPTRRAVAIDPATALRADG from the coding sequence ATGTCCCTTTCGCTCGGGGAGTTCCGGCACGCCGCCCGGCGCCTGATGCGTGCGCCGCTCTTCACCCTGATTGCCGTCATCACCCTCGGTGTCGGGATCGGCGCCAACTCGGCCATCTTCAGTGTGGTCAACGGCGTCCTGCTGAAGCCGCTTCCGTACGAGGACGCCGACCGGCTGGTGCAGGTGACCCATGTGGCGCCGAACCTGGGTGGAACGGGGCGGGACCTGCCACTCTCCGACGCGCTCTACTTCAGTTACCGCAGCGAGAATCGTGTCTTCGACGACCTCGGCCTGATGTTCGACGGCGCCGCGACGATCACCGGCGGCTCGTCACCGGAGCGGGTTCGCTCTCTGGTCGTGACCGAAGGGACCCTGTCGCTCCTCCGTGCGCAGCCTGCGTTCGGCCGGCGGTTTACCGCCGAGGATGACGCGGCCGGCGCGCCCCCGACGGTGATGCTGAGCTACGGCTACTGGCAGCGACGTTTCGGCGGCGACCGACAGATTCTCGACCGGAACCTCCAGATCGACGGCGTGCCCCACCAGATCGTCGGGGTGTTGCCGCGGGACTTCCGGGTGCTCGAGTACGATCCGGCCATCTATCTGCCCGCGCGGCTCGACCCGGCGCGTGCGCAGCTGATGGCGATTCGCTATCCCGCCCTGGCGCGGCTCAGGCCCGGTGTCGACATCGCCCAAGCCAATGCCGACCTGGCCCGGGTTCTTCCCTTGGCATTCGAGCGGTATCCGGGCGGGATGCCCTATGATCGATTCAGGCAGACCGGATTCGCACCGGCGATCGAGCCCCTGAAACAGGCCGTCGTCGGCGACGTCAGCACCATTCTCTGGGTCCTGCTCGGCACCGTCGGTCTGGTACTGCTGCTGGCGTGCGCGAATGTCGCCAATCTGTTCCTGGTCCGCGCAGAGTCGCGCGAACGGGAAGTGGCCGTGCGGACCGCTCTCGGGGCGGACCGGGGTCGGATCATCGCCGGCTTTTTGGCCGAGAGCGTGCTGCTCGGTGCGGTGGCTGGTGGCCTCGGCCTGGCGCTCGCGTACAGTGGTCTCCGCTTGCTGCGTACCATTGGCCCGCAGGGCTTACCCAGGATGAGCGATATCGGCCTCGACCTCCGTGTCCTGGGCTTCACTGCCGCGATCTCGCTCGTGGCGGGCCTGCTCTTCGGTCTCTGGCCCGCGCTCAAGTACGGGCGTCCTGACCTGCATCGTGCGCTCAAGGAGGGCAGTCGGGGTGGCGGGTCCGACCGGGCACGATTCCGTGCCAGGAACGGTCTGGTGGTCGTGCAGGTGGCGCTGGCTCTGGTGCTGCTGATCGGTTCCGGTCTGATGGTGCGCAGCGTCAGGTCGCTTCAGGCCGTCGACCCGGGCTTCCGGGGGTCGGATCAAGTGCTCACCTTCCGGCTTTTCGTTCCGGAGGCCGAGGTTCCTGATCCGCTCCGGGTCATCGAGATCGAGCGACAGATCATGGCCGGGCTGGCGCAGCTGCCCGGCGTCAGCAGCGCAGGTGCTTCCTGGGCCGTCCCAATGCTTCCGCTCCGGATGGACTCGCCCATCAGCGTCGAGGGCGTGGATGTCGATCCCAACACCCTGCAGCCGCCCCGTCGCCACAACACGCTCGCCCCCGGCTTTGCGGAAACCCTGCAGACCCCGCTCCGCGCGGGACGCACCATCACCTGGGACGACATCGATAACCGGTCCAAGGTGGTCGTGATCTCCGAGAATCTGGCACGCGCCTACTGGCCAAGCCCAGCCGACGCCATCGGCAAGCGGATCAGTCTCGGCCTCGGCGGCGACTGGCATGAAGTTGTCGGCGTGCTGGCGGACATTCGATCCGACGGGGTCAGCCAGGACGCGCCAGCAACCGTGTTCTGGCCCCTCTCGCCCGACCGCTTCGGCGGGCAGCCGGTTCGGTCGATGTCGTTCCTGCTGCGCACCAGTGGTGACCCGCGCGGTATGCTGCGGTCGGTGGAGCAGGCCGTCTGGGCGGCAAGTCCGAGCCTGCCACTGGCCGATGTGCGAACGCTGGCGGATCTGCAGGCGATTTCGATGGCCCGGGCAGCCTTCGCCATGGTGATGCTGTCGATTGCGGCGGTGGTGGCGCTGATCCTGGGCCTGGTCGGCATCTATGGCGTGATTTCCTATGTCGTGGCGCAGCGGACCCGGGAAATCGGGGTGCGGATCGCTCTCGGTGCGCAACCGGGGGATGTGCGTCGAATGGTGCTCGGTCAGGCGGCGCTGGTGACCGCCACCGGCCTCGGTATCGGTCTCGTGACCGCCGCGCTGCTGACTCGGATGATGGCCGGTCTGCTGCATGGCGTCCAGGCCGTCGATCCGCTCACCTACGGTTTGACCGCTCTGGCGATCGGCGCAGTCGCGCTGGTTGCCAGCTACCTGCCGACCAGGCGAGCCGTGGCGATCGATCCTGCCACGGCGCTGCGGGCCGACGGCTGA
- a CDS encoding serine hydrolase, which translates to MSTLRRFSSLLLLALVTLASTATAQRASQRGPLDGFDQYVTNAIRELEHAGIAIAVVKNDSIVYAKGFGVRAIGKPDPIDANTIFAIGSSTKAFAGLSVAMLVDEGKMSWDEPVATYLPGFRLYDPYVSQQITMRDALTHRSGLARTDLVWISGQFTSEELIRRLRFVKPAGPFRQEYGYQNLMYLAAGMAVAKVAGTPTWSDFVTQRILLPLGMRESSPSIKGLAGKTNVAEPHARINDTLRTVPARDIDHVAPAGSINSNVLDMAQWLRFQLNGGKVNGKALLGQRAFDETRTPQFTMRRGGGGGGGAQPAERDGYFSAYGMGWFLQDYKGRFVVHHGGNIDGMTALVALMPDENLGVVALTNMNGSPLPTALTYTIFDRFLGLPAKDRVAEIKEQRARAATRVAQQQAETEAKRVKNTMPTLTLDRYAGTYADSANGELKVTLENGKLVVRYGTQFTGDLEHWNYDTFRAAWRNLALFSHSMVNFTIGRDGTPSTVSLDNFGEFGRSP; encoded by the coding sequence ATGTCGACGTTGCGGCGGTTCTCGTCCCTTCTCCTGTTGGCTCTCGTAACCCTTGCCTCCACCGCCACGGCCCAACGGGCCTCACAGCGTGGTCCGCTCGACGGATTCGACCAATACGTCACCAATGCGATTCGTGAACTCGAGCATGCCGGTATCGCGATTGCCGTCGTCAAGAACGACTCCATCGTCTACGCCAAGGGTTTCGGCGTTCGGGCCATCGGCAAGCCAGACCCGATCGACGCGAACACGATCTTTGCCATCGGGTCCTCGACCAAGGCATTTGCCGGCCTTTCGGTGGCCATGCTGGTCGACGAGGGCAAGATGAGCTGGGATGAGCCCGTCGCGACCTACCTGCCCGGTTTCCGCCTCTACGACCCATATGTCTCGCAGCAGATCACCATGCGCGATGCGCTGACCCACCGGAGCGGGCTGGCGCGCACCGACCTGGTCTGGATCAGCGGGCAGTTCACCAGCGAGGAGCTGATCCGCCGGCTCCGCTTCGTCAAGCCGGCCGGGCCGTTCCGACAGGAATACGGTTACCAGAACCTGATGTACCTTGCGGCCGGAATGGCGGTTGCTAAGGTTGCGGGGACGCCGACCTGGTCCGACTTCGTGACCCAGCGGATCCTGCTGCCGCTCGGGATGCGGGAGTCCAGCCCGTCGATCAAGGGTCTGGCTGGCAAGACCAACGTGGCAGAGCCGCATGCCCGTATCAATGACACGCTGCGAACGGTACCTGCGCGCGACATCGACCACGTTGCTCCGGCAGGGTCGATCAATTCGAATGTGCTCGACATGGCCCAGTGGCTCCGCTTCCAGCTCAACGGCGGCAAGGTCAACGGGAAGGCGCTGCTCGGTCAGCGGGCCTTCGATGAAACCCGGACTCCGCAGTTCACCATGCGGCGGGGCGGCGGCGGCGGTGGGGGTGCCCAGCCGGCCGAACGCGACGGCTACTTCTCTGCCTACGGCATGGGCTGGTTCCTGCAGGACTACAAGGGTCGCTTCGTCGTGCATCACGGCGGTAACATCGACGGCATGACGGCCCTGGTCGCACTGATGCCTGACGAGAATCTGGGGGTCGTTGCGCTTACCAACATGAACGGCTCGCCGCTGCCGACTGCGCTGACCTATACCATCTTCGACCGCTTCCTCGGCCTGCCTGCCAAGGATCGCGTGGCGGAGATCAAGGAACAGCGAGCCCGGGCAGCGACCCGCGTGGCGCAGCAGCAGGCTGAGACCGAGGCCAAGCGGGTCAAGAACACCATGCCGACCCTGACGCTCGACAGGTACGCTGGCACCTACGCCGACAGCGCCAACGGTGAGCTGAAGGTCACGCTGGAAAACGGGAAGCTGGTGGTGCGCTACGGTACCCAGTTTACCGGCGACCTCGAGCATTGGAACTACGATACGTTCCGAGCCGCCTGGCGGAACTTGGCGCTCTTTTCGCATAGCATGGTCAACTTCACCATCGGTCGCGATGGCACTCCGTCGACCGTTTCACTCGACAATTTCGGCGAGTTTGGTCGTTCCCCCTGA
- a CDS encoding WYL domain-containing protein: MSTAEQLTRIVQMVAELGRRERCGDEPATLAQVAAAFGVTEKAIAADLRTLTALGEHSADDWLLSLSAWQQDDRLSISSGGPFRRPLLLTPMERCALQIALAGDPAGAKLAKRLDAVLDGAKLPAAADESSDAMHWVVTQAARNRRRIELDYAGEGEATPRTWTLDPHQIIDYHDRVYVVAWTAEGWRHFRLDRAVAVRPTDLSFEFRKDFREVVEHADLLRAATDQVDTVTVRFAPGVARWIRARYPAHQNVEDGSVEVELVVTNEAWLVRRVLDHGIDAEVVRPAHYRAAVRRALA, translated from the coding sequence ATGAGCACCGCCGAACAGCTGACTCGGATCGTTCAGATGGTGGCCGAACTGGGTCGCCGGGAACGGTGCGGGGACGAGCCGGCGACGCTGGCCCAGGTGGCGGCGGCGTTCGGCGTCACCGAGAAAGCCATCGCCGCCGACTTGCGGACCTTGACTGCGCTCGGTGAGCATTCCGCCGATGACTGGCTCCTGAGCCTGTCCGCCTGGCAGCAGGACGATCGGTTGAGCATCTCGAGCGGGGGCCCGTTTCGCCGCCCCCTGCTGCTCACCCCGATGGAGCGCTGCGCCCTTCAGATTGCCCTGGCCGGCGATCCGGCCGGCGCCAAGCTGGCCAAACGGCTCGACGCCGTCCTGGATGGCGCCAAGCTGCCGGCCGCCGCCGATGAGTCGAGTGATGCCATGCACTGGGTTGTTACCCAGGCTGCTCGCAACCGGCGGCGAATCGAGCTCGACTACGCGGGCGAGGGCGAGGCAACCCCGCGAACCTGGACGCTCGACCCTCACCAGATCATCGACTACCACGACCGGGTCTACGTCGTCGCCTGGACCGCCGAGGGGTGGCGCCACTTCCGGCTCGATCGAGCCGTCGCGGTGCGACCGACGGATCTGTCTTTCGAGTTCAGGAAGGATTTTCGTGAGGTGGTGGAACATGCGGATCTGTTGCGGGCGGCAACCGATCAGGTGGACACGGTAACGGTCCGCTTCGCGCCTGGGGTCGCTCGTTGGATTCGGGCCCGGTATCCTGCGCACCAGAACGTCGAGGATGGCAGCGTCGAGGTTGAGCTCGTCGTGACCAATGAAGCCTGGCTGGTACGACGAGTCCTCGACCACGGCATCGATGCGGAGGTGGTGCGGCCGGCGCACTACCGGGCCGCAGTCAGGAGAGCGCTCGCATGA
- a CDS encoding DinB family protein: MTRLLLVSALVVSVLPGTADAQSDVEGRRTSQSSPLSLRSDWEHQRRHLLAVIDSATPAMLGFRPTPGVRTFAEQIDHVARVAALITRGVIADRPWPDGLDADTASYLHDRSRLRAQTDRFLGYVVEAVSAVPEARWVEDATLFRMTLSRFRWNVTALQHSSWTLGQLVPYLRLNGRTPPPFTPL; the protein is encoded by the coding sequence ATGACTCGCCTGCTGCTGGTCTCTGCGCTGGTCGTGTCGGTCCTTCCCGGCACTGCTGACGCGCAAAGTGACGTCGAGGGGCGGCGGACCTCCCAGAGCTCGCCACTCTCGTTGCGGAGCGACTGGGAGCACCAGCGCCGCCATCTCCTGGCCGTGATCGACTCTGCCACACCGGCTATGCTCGGCTTCCGGCCGACCCCCGGTGTCAGGACCTTTGCGGAGCAGATCGATCATGTGGCGCGGGTTGCGGCGTTGATCACCCGGGGCGTCATCGCGGATCGTCCGTGGCCCGACGGTCTCGATGCGGACACGGCCAGCTACCTGCACGATCGGAGCAGGCTCCGGGCGCAGACCGACAGGTTCCTGGGCTATGTCGTCGAGGCGGTGTCCGCTGTGCCCGAGGCGCGGTGGGTCGAGGATGCGACGCTGTTTCGGATGACTTTATCGCGGTTTCGCTGGAACGTCACCGCGCTTCAACACTCGTCCTGGACGCTCGGTCAGCTGGTGCCCTACCTCCGTCTCAATGGGCGAACGCCGCCGCCATTCACGCCGCTGTAA
- a CDS encoding WYL domain-containing protein: MSNTKTARWMDLLAFLLHHRFGVSRAQIFERVRGYQNQDQESARRKFERDKADLEALGIRIENIPAPDETGVPGYRLRIDGIYLPQLELAGEVAPERPYPALRRLQLSEAELDLIDRATRRLAQQPAPEWAEAAKSLRRKLEFDLPLEPLAAQRALAAPLSAEAAQSLAALQDGVVHRRSVQGRQWTLGSTEPTPIRLEPWGLLFQAGRWYCAGRDRDRDLAVIISVEDLDQVVPDGTTFDRPADFDVRTMVRQAPWEWGDGDAAVARVTIVGPDAQRAANRKLGKLLAKSAGWREATFEMTIRDRRSFLRWALSLGRKVRIETPQDLAAALEELRQQVVRIYDTGDR; this comes from the coding sequence ATGAGTAACACCAAGACCGCCCGATGGATGGATCTGCTGGCCTTCCTGCTTCACCACCGGTTCGGAGTCAGCCGTGCCCAGATCTTCGAGCGGGTCCGCGGCTATCAGAACCAGGATCAGGAATCCGCCCGCCGCAAGTTCGAGCGGGACAAAGCCGACCTCGAAGCACTGGGCATCCGGATCGAGAACATCCCGGCCCCGGATGAGACCGGTGTTCCGGGATATCGTCTCCGGATCGATGGGATCTACCTCCCGCAGCTCGAACTGGCTGGCGAGGTGGCCCCCGAACGACCGTATCCGGCCTTGCGCCGATTGCAACTCTCTGAGGCAGAACTCGACCTGATCGACCGGGCTACCCGCCGGCTGGCGCAGCAGCCGGCACCCGAATGGGCCGAGGCAGCGAAGTCGCTCCGGCGGAAACTGGAATTCGATCTGCCCCTCGAACCTCTCGCTGCGCAGCGTGCCCTCGCCGCGCCGCTCAGCGCGGAGGCCGCGCAGTCACTCGCTGCGCTTCAGGACGGCGTGGTCCACCGGCGTTCGGTTCAGGGTCGGCAGTGGACTCTTGGCTCGACCGAGCCGACCCCGATTCGACTCGAGCCCTGGGGCCTTCTCTTCCAAGCCGGTCGCTGGTACTGCGCCGGACGGGACCGCGACCGGGACCTCGCGGTGATCATCTCGGTCGAGGACCTGGACCAGGTCGTTCCGGACGGTACCACCTTCGACCGCCCCGCGGACTTCGATGTGCGGACCATGGTCCGACAGGCGCCCTGGGAATGGGGCGACGGCGACGCGGCCGTCGCGCGAGTAACGATCGTCGGGCCAGACGCCCAACGGGCGGCCAACCGCAAGCTGGGGAAGCTCCTTGCCAAGTCGGCCGGTTGGCGCGAAGCTACCTTCGAGATGACGATCCGGGACCGGCGCAGCTTCCTCCGCTGGGCGCTCTCGCTGGGACGAAAGGTCCGCATTGAGACGCCGCAGGACCTCGCTGCGGCACTCGAGGAACTTCGCCAACAGGTGGTCAGGATTTACGACACGGGGGATCGATGA
- a CDS encoding carbohydrate binding family 9 domain-containing protein: MLPIALLLLAQLTDTLAFSGRAQRLQVPIPRIDAEITVDGVLDEAVWSQAARLTEFSQYQPVDGRPAEEPTEVLVWYSAHAIHFGVRATEIHGDVVRATRANRDNIASEDHIQILLDTHDDRRLAYLFGVNPLGVQQDGTRSSQWGGGAGGSSATGGGFSSSNFLDGNVDLNPDYVFESRGQVVSDGYVVEIRIPFKSLRYQSKAVQDWGIQILRRVQHTGYQDTWTPAVRANSNFLAQSGTLQGLTEMRPGLVLEVTPTVTGRLDGARATSGVWRYDETGDVGGDARWAVNQSLTLNGTVNPDFSQVEADIGQVLLNERFALFYPEKRPFFLDGLELFDTPSRLIYTRRIVSPSAGLKLAGKVGGVTLATMVAADARSTSWNGGQAPIFGVTRLRQDLGRTGTVGGVLTAREDGGDYSRLIGADARIYHSRLYYVEIQSAQSFVDRGGTSRSGNLFKLDWDRTGRRWGFHHSIEAIDPDFDAAAGFVNRTGVVEAAFSNRLSFYGAPGALVQTIGGFLSLRRMWAYDGLGDGLIEGRESISPSATLRGGWQVGTSLTRNLYAYDPADYDGYEVLGPSLNTPNFQPFPMPGPERDLWSGSLSVTTPTFRQVSATASVAFGEVPIFREASRGRSLRLNAVVDLRPASAVRTTMQVTRLTLDRQRDGSRFSTETIPRIKLEYQLNRAVFFRLIGEYTAREQAGLETREGQQIYLDRLPSQAERRNEFRMDWLFSYRPTPGTLFYIGYGSTLEEPQEFRFRELRRRVDGFFAKASYLFRL; this comes from the coding sequence ATGCTTCCGATTGCTCTGCTGCTGCTGGCCCAGCTCACCGACACGCTTGCCTTCAGCGGCCGTGCGCAGCGACTTCAGGTTCCGATTCCCCGTATCGACGCCGAGATCACCGTCGATGGCGTGCTCGACGAGGCCGTCTGGTCGCAGGCAGCCCGACTGACCGAATTTTCCCAGTATCAACCGGTCGACGGCCGCCCTGCCGAGGAGCCGACCGAAGTCCTGGTCTGGTACTCGGCGCATGCGATCCACTTTGGTGTCCGGGCCACCGAGATTCATGGTGACGTGGTCCGCGCCACCCGCGCTAACCGCGACAACATCGCCAGCGAAGACCATATCCAGATTCTGCTCGATACCCACGACGATCGTCGCCTGGCCTACCTCTTCGGCGTCAATCCGCTCGGTGTGCAGCAGGACGGTACCCGCTCTTCCCAATGGGGCGGAGGCGCTGGCGGATCGTCAGCCACCGGCGGCGGATTTTCCAGCAGCAACTTTCTCGACGGGAATGTCGATCTCAACCCGGACTATGTCTTCGAATCCCGTGGCCAAGTCGTATCAGACGGTTATGTCGTGGAGATTCGGATTCCGTTCAAGAGTCTCCGTTACCAGTCGAAAGCTGTGCAGGACTGGGGCATCCAAATTCTCCGGCGCGTGCAGCACACCGGCTACCAGGACACCTGGACCCCGGCGGTGCGGGCCAACTCGAACTTCCTGGCCCAGAGCGGCACCCTTCAGGGCTTGACCGAGATGCGGCCCGGGCTGGTCCTCGAGGTCACTCCGACCGTCACGGGTCGGCTCGACGGGGCGCGTGCCACATCAGGCGTCTGGCGCTACGACGAAACCGGCGACGTGGGCGGCGATGCTCGCTGGGCGGTCAATCAGAGCCTGACCCTCAACGGCACCGTCAACCCGGATTTCTCCCAGGTCGAGGCAGACATCGGTCAGGTGCTCCTCAACGAACGTTTTGCCCTCTTCTACCCCGAGAAACGGCCTTTCTTTCTCGATGGTCTCGAACTGTTCGATACGCCGAGCCGGCTGATCTACACTCGACGAATCGTGTCGCCTTCGGCCGGACTCAAGCTGGCCGGCAAGGTCGGCGGCGTTACCCTGGCAACCATGGTAGCCGCCGACGCCCGCTCCACCTCGTGGAACGGGGGCCAGGCACCGATCTTCGGTGTGACACGACTGCGTCAGGATCTGGGCCGAACCGGCACCGTCGGCGGTGTGCTGACGGCGCGGGAGGACGGCGGTGACTATTCTCGTCTGATTGGTGCGGACGCTCGGATCTACCATTCGCGGCTGTACTATGTCGAGATACAATCGGCGCAGTCGTTCGTCGACCGGGGCGGGACCAGCCGCAGCGGCAATTTGTTCAAGCTCGACTGGGACCGGACGGGACGGCGCTGGGGGTTCCACCACAGCATCGAGGCAATTGACCCGGATTTCGACGCCGCAGCCGGATTCGTCAATCGCACCGGCGTGGTCGAGGCGGCGTTCTCCAACCGGCTGAGCTTCTACGGTGCGCCTGGTGCGCTGGTCCAGACGATCGGCGGCTTTCTCAGCTTGCGGCGGATGTGGGCCTACGACGGGCTCGGCGATGGCCTGATCGAAGGACGGGAGAGTATTTCGCCCAGTGCGACGTTACGGGGAGGCTGGCAGGTCGGTACCTCGCTGACGCGGAATCTCTACGCCTACGATCCGGCCGACTACGACGGGTATGAGGTCCTGGGCCCGTCGCTCAACACCCCCAACTTCCAGCCGTTTCCGATGCCCGGGCCGGAGCGAGACCTCTGGTCCGGATCGCTGTCGGTCACCACGCCAACCTTCCGGCAAGTCAGCGCCACGGCAAGTGTCGCGTTTGGCGAGGTGCCGATCTTCCGCGAGGCAAGCCGCGGTCGGAGCTTGCGGCTCAATGCGGTCGTCGACCTTCGGCCCGCATCGGCGGTGCGCACCACGATGCAGGTGACCCGCCTGACCCTCGATCGCCAACGTGACGGCAGCCGCTTCTCGACCGAGACGATTCCCCGAATCAAACTCGAGTATCAGCTCAATCGCGCCGTGTTCTTTCGCTTGATCGGCGAGTACACCGCCCGCGAGCAGGCGGGACTCGAGACCCGCGAGGGTCAGCAGATCTATCTCGACCGGCTGCCGTCGCAAGCCGAGCGGCGCAACGAGTTCCGAATGGACTGGCTCTTCAGCTACCGGCCCACCCCGGGCACGCTCTTCTATATCGGCTACGGCTCGACCCTCGAAGAACCACAGGAGTTCCGCTTCCGCGAGCTCCGGCGTCGGGTCGACGGATTCTTTGCCAAAGCCAGCTACCTCTTCCGCCTCTAG
- a CDS encoding beta-lactamase family protein has product MSPRILAAMALAAIACKPAQSPPTESVAMELQTLLDEAVARGVPGISAAIADSSGVIWTGVAGQADVLAGTPIQPEMLFGIGSITKTFAAVVLLQLADEGRLDLTATAASILGPAVAGIPNADRASIAQLMNHTSGVPSWEDDPVWIREGRGNRLDPARIWGRTETLPYITGHQPLFEPGSKYSYSNTNYTLIGMIIERVTGNDPVAEIHRRILDPLGLADIRLEGFEPVPSERIPHRYHWATPTFRQDAGVNPAFSETRPDLIDATGSNLSVEWTAGGMIATARDLARYGAALRDGKLLSPASMQVLTQWRRIGDNAEVGHNVVRRTYPSGVALIGHDGDVLGFTGSLYWIEGSDVVVAVVANVGSMHSTSAGTGTATADQVAGTAYTVSRDPRFVEAAGKLKASGPRS; this is encoded by the coding sequence ATGAGTCCGCGAATTCTCGCCGCCATGGCGCTCGCCGCCATTGCCTGCAAGCCGGCCCAATCTCCTCCGACCGAGAGCGTCGCCATGGAACTGCAGACCCTCCTCGACGAAGCGGTTGCGAGGGGAGTGCCCGGAATCTCCGCCGCCATTGCCGACAGCTCAGGGGTGATCTGGACCGGGGTCGCCGGACAGGCGGACGTCCTGGCCGGGACCCCGATTCAACCCGAGATGCTGTTCGGCATCGGGAGCATCACCAAGACCTTCGCAGCCGTGGTCCTGCTCCAGCTGGCCGACGAGGGGCGACTGGATCTCACCGCCACCGCCGCCAGCATCCTTGGCCCGGCCGTCGCAGGGATTCCCAACGCCGACAGGGCAAGCATTGCGCAGCTGATGAACCACACCAGCGGCGTGCCGAGTTGGGAGGACGACCCGGTCTGGATCCGCGAAGGGCGCGGCAATCGGCTCGACCCGGCTCGCATCTGGGGCCGAACCGAAACGCTGCCGTACATCACAGGGCATCAGCCGCTCTTCGAGCCAGGCTCGAAGTACAGCTACTCCAACACCAATTACACCCTGATCGGCATGATCATCGAGCGGGTCACCGGCAACGATCCGGTCGCCGAGATCCATCGCCGGATTCTCGATCCGCTCGGGCTGGCGGATATTCGGCTCGAAGGGTTCGAACCTGTGCCCAGCGAGCGGATTCCCCATCGTTACCACTGGGCCACGCCGACGTTCCGCCAGGACGCTGGCGTCAACCCCGCCTTCAGCGAGACGCGACCGGATCTGATCGACGCCACCGGATCGAACCTGTCGGTGGAATGGACAGCCGGCGGCATGATCGCCACCGCGCGCGATCTGGCGCGCTATGGAGCAGCGCTTCGAGACGGCAAGTTGCTGAGCCCCGCGAGCATGCAGGTCCTGACCCAGTGGCGCCGGATCGGCGACAACGCAGAGGTTGGGCACAACGTGGTCCGGCGCACCTATCCGAGCGGGGTTGCCTTGATCGGGCACGACGGTGACGTGCTCGGCTTTACGGGATCTCTCTATTGGATCGAAGGGTCGGACGTGGTGGTTGCCGTGGTAGCGAACGTCGGCTCGATGCACTCGACCAGCGCAGGTACCGGAACGGCGACGGCCGACCAGGTTGCCGGTACGGCCTACACGGTGTCTCGTGATCCGCGCTTCGTCGAGGCAGCCGGCAAGCTCAAGGCGTCCGGTCCGCGCAGCTGA